In a genomic window of Pseudomonas mohnii:
- a CDS encoding nucleoside recognition domain-containing protein: MLNGLWLGFFIVAAVSALAQWLIGGNAGIFAAMVESIFAMAKLSVEVMVLLFGTLTLWLGFLRIAEKAGIVEWLARALGPLFLRLMPEVPPGHPAIGLITLNFAANGLGLDNAATPIGLKAMKALQELNPSATVASNAQILFLVLNASSLTLLPVTIFMYRAQQGAPDPTLVFLPILLATSCSTIVGFLSVAFMQRLRIWEPVVLAYLIPGALALGGFMALLATLSATALAGLSSILGNLTLFGLIMLFLVIGALRKVKVYEAFVEGAKEGFDVAKNLLPYLVAMLCAVGVLRASGALDFGLDGIRHLVQWAGLDTRFVDALPTAMVKPFSGSAARAMLIETMKTSGVDSFPALVAATVQGSTETTFYVLAVYFGSVGIQRARHAVGCALLAELAGVLGAIGVCYWFFG, translated from the coding sequence ATGCTAAACGGCCTTTGGCTTGGCTTCTTCATCGTGGCAGCCGTGTCGGCGCTGGCGCAGTGGTTGATCGGCGGTAACGCCGGGATTTTCGCGGCGATGGTAGAAAGCATATTCGCCATGGCCAAGTTATCGGTCGAAGTCATGGTCTTGCTGTTCGGCACGCTGACCCTCTGGCTGGGCTTTCTGCGAATCGCCGAAAAAGCCGGGATCGTCGAATGGCTGGCCAGGGCCCTTGGCCCGCTGTTTCTGCGCTTGATGCCGGAAGTCCCGCCCGGCCACCCCGCCATCGGCCTTATCACCCTCAACTTCGCCGCCAACGGCCTGGGCCTGGACAATGCCGCCACCCCAATCGGCCTCAAGGCCATGAAAGCCCTGCAAGAGCTCAACCCCAGCGCAACGGTCGCCAGTAATGCGCAGATCCTGTTCCTGGTGCTCAACGCCTCTTCCCTGACCCTGCTGCCGGTGACGATCTTCATGTACCGCGCCCAGCAAGGCGCGCCCGACCCGACGCTGGTGTTCCTGCCGATTCTGTTGGCCACCAGTTGCTCGACCATCGTCGGCTTTCTGTCCGTGGCGTTCATGCAACGCCTGCGTATCTGGGAGCCGGTGGTGCTGGCCTATCTGATCCCCGGCGCCCTCGCCCTCGGTGGCTTCATGGCGCTGCTGGCGACGCTATCGGCCACTGCATTGGCCGGTCTGTCGTCGATCCTCGGCAACCTGACGCTGTTCGGGCTGATCATGTTGTTTCTGGTGATTGGCGCACTGCGCAAAGTGAAGGTTTACGAGGCATTCGTCGAAGGCGCGAAAGAAGGCTTCGACGTGGCGAAAAACCTGTTGCCGTATCTGGTGGCGATGCTGTGTGCCGTCGGAGTTTTGCGCGCATCCGGAGCCCTGGATTTCGGTCTCGACGGGATTCGTCATCTGGTGCAATGGGCAGGCCTCGATACGCGTTTTGTCGATGCGCTGCCGACCGCGATGGTCAAGCCGTTCTCTGGCAGCGCCGCCCGGGCGATGCTGATCGAAACCATGAAGACCTCCGGCGTGGACAGCTTCCCGGCGCTGGTCGCGGCGACGGTTCAGGGCAGTACTGAAACGACGTTCTACGTGCTGGCGGTGTACTTCGGCTCGGTCGGCATCCAGCGCGCGCGGCATGCGGTGGGGTGTGCATTGCTGGCGGAACTGGCGGGGGTGCTGGGCGCCATCGGGGTTTGCTACTGGTTCTTCGGGTAA
- a CDS encoding ABC-type transport auxiliary lipoprotein family protein, whose product MKLTRLALLASFTLISSCSILPKSEPFDVYRLPSAQSAATSSHGAPQRWSLRLNKPQASEALNSPNIAVIPQGNVIISYKASRWSDPAPVLLRNRLLDGFQRDGRVTLLSTDDSNFQADLELGGSLQAFQTEYQGTSASVVVRLDALLVRGADQRILASKRFEVRQPLSDVKVPAVVTGFGQATDQLTAQVVGWAVEQGQKLAPPARL is encoded by the coding sequence ATGAAGCTGACCCGTCTTGCCCTCCTCGCCAGCTTCACGCTGATCAGTTCGTGCTCGATCCTGCCCAAGTCCGAACCGTTCGATGTCTATCGATTGCCGTCCGCCCAAAGCGCAGCCACCAGCAGTCATGGGGCGCCGCAGCGCTGGTCGTTGCGCCTGAACAAGCCCCAGGCCAGCGAAGCGTTGAACAGCCCGAACATTGCGGTGATCCCCCAGGGCAATGTGATCATCAGCTACAAGGCTTCGCGCTGGAGCGATCCGGCGCCGGTGCTGTTGCGTAATCGTCTGCTCGACGGGTTTCAGCGTGATGGCCGCGTGACGCTGCTGAGCACCGACGACAGCAATTTCCAGGCAGACCTGGAGCTGGGCGGCAGTCTGCAGGCATTTCAGACCGAGTATCAGGGCACCAGCGCCAGCGTGGTGGTGCGCCTCGATGCCTTGCTGGTGCGTGGCGCCGACCAGCGAATCCTCGCCAGTAAACGCTTTGAAGTGCGCCAGCCGCTGAGCGATGTAAAGGTACCGGCGGTAGTGACCGGGTTCGGTCAGGCGACCGATCAACTGACGGCGCAAGTGGTAGGTTGGGCGGTTGAGCAAGGGCAGAAACTCGCGCCGCCAGCGCGACTTTGA
- a CDS encoding ABC transporter permease, translating to MTSNTAAGNAQLDTSRTPPQIRVTGDWTLAHYADLKLLREKLEGRYDDSTRIDLNGLGALDTAGASLLVELLGSERLGRSAEHPDCTISSADRALLQTVYRSLTDFCVPIKEPEVSVGVQLLARIGRAVDAVWQDTLQLLGFVGLILETIARNLFRPKRWRITPMVAHIEQTGLDAAPIVALLTFLVGAVVAFLGATVLAKFGATVFTVDLVAFSFLREFAVLLTAILMAGRTASAFTAQIGSMKANEEIDAIRTLGLDPMELLVVPRVLALLVSLPMLTFLAMLSGIVGGGVVCAVTLDISPAMFLSLLQSDIGVQHFLVGIVKAPIFAFLIAAIGCLEGFKVSGSAESVGAHTTSSVVQSIFVVIVLDAVAALFFMEMSW from the coding sequence ATGACCAGCAACACTGCGGCGGGCAATGCCCAACTGGATACCTCGCGCACCCCGCCCCAGATACGGGTCACAGGGGACTGGACGCTCGCCCATTACGCCGACCTCAAATTGCTGAGAGAAAAGCTCGAAGGTCGATACGACGACAGCACCCGCATCGACCTCAACGGCCTCGGTGCCCTCGATACGGCAGGTGCCTCGCTGTTGGTTGAACTGTTGGGCTCCGAGCGCCTGGGCCGCTCAGCCGAACACCCCGATTGCACCATTTCTTCTGCCGACCGCGCGTTGTTGCAAACGGTCTACCGCTCGCTGACGGATTTCTGTGTGCCGATCAAGGAACCGGAAGTCAGCGTCGGCGTTCAACTCCTGGCTCGCATCGGCCGTGCGGTGGATGCGGTCTGGCAAGACACCCTGCAGTTGCTCGGCTTCGTCGGCCTGATTCTGGAAACCATCGCCCGTAACCTGTTTCGCCCCAAGCGCTGGCGCATCACGCCGATGGTGGCGCACATCGAGCAGACCGGCCTCGACGCGGCGCCCATCGTGGCCCTGCTGACGTTTCTGGTAGGCGCCGTGGTGGCGTTTCTCGGGGCGACGGTGCTGGCCAAATTCGGCGCCACGGTGTTCACCGTGGACCTGGTGGCGTTTTCTTTTCTGCGCGAATTCGCCGTGTTGCTCACCGCGATTCTGATGGCCGGGCGCACCGCCAGTGCGTTCACCGCTCAGATCGGCTCGATGAAGGCCAACGAAGAAATCGACGCGATTCGCACGCTGGGCCTCGATCCAATGGAGTTGCTGGTGGTGCCGAGGGTCCTGGCGCTGCTGGTCTCGCTGCCGATGCTGACCTTTCTGGCAATGCTGTCGGGGATTGTCGGCGGTGGTGTGGTCTGCGCGGTGACGCTGGATATTTCGCCGGCGATGTTTTTATCGCTTTTGCAATCGGACATCGGTGTTCAGCACTTTTTGGTGGGGATCGTCAAAGCGCCGATCTTCGCGTTCCTGATCGCTGCCATTGGTTGCCTGGAAGGCTTCAAGGTCAGCGGCAGCGCCGAGTCTGTCGGCGCGCACACCACATCGAGCGTGGTGCAATCGATCTTCGTGGTGATCGTGCTCGACGCCGTGGCTGCGCTGTTTTTCATGGAGATGAGCTGGTGA
- a CDS encoding ABC transporter ATP-binding protein, producing the protein MSRLPRAPAEAVIEVRGLCNRFGSQSVHENLDLDLYKGEILAVVGGSGSGKSVLLRSIVGLRQPSEGIVKVFGKNLPTLPEHERSMIERRFGVLFQKGALFSSLTVTENVALPLIEHAGLSRNDAEHLAAVKLALAGLPLSAADKYPASLSGGMIKRAALARALALDPDILFLDEPTAGLDPIGAAAFDQLILTLRDALGLSVFLVTHDLDTLYTITDRVAVLAQKKVLVADAIDKVSETDDAWIHEYFHGPRGRAALSAAKQFNEV; encoded by the coding sequence GTGAGCCGTTTACCCCGAGCGCCTGCCGAGGCGGTGATCGAAGTCCGTGGGCTGTGCAATCGCTTCGGCAGTCAGAGCGTGCACGAGAACCTCGATCTGGATTTGTACAAGGGCGAAATCCTTGCCGTCGTCGGCGGCTCTGGCAGCGGCAAGTCGGTGCTGTTGCGCAGCATTGTCGGTTTGCGTCAGCCCAGCGAAGGCATCGTGAAGGTCTTTGGCAAGAACCTGCCGACCCTGCCCGAGCACGAGCGCTCGATGATCGAACGGCGGTTCGGCGTGCTGTTCCAGAAAGGCGCGTTGTTCTCTTCGCTGACCGTGACCGAGAACGTCGCCCTGCCCCTGATCGAACACGCCGGCCTGAGCCGCAATGATGCCGAGCACCTGGCGGCGGTGAAACTGGCGTTGGCCGGGTTGCCGCTGTCGGCGGCGGACAAATACCCCGCCTCCCTGTCCGGCGGCATGATCAAGCGTGCGGCGCTGGCGCGGGCCTTGGCGCTGGACCCGGACATCCTGTTTCTCGACGAGCCTACCGCCGGCCTCGATCCGATTGGCGCCGCGGCCTTCGATCAACTGATCCTGACCCTGCGCGATGCCTTGGGCCTGAGCGTGTTCCTGGTGACTCACGACCTCGACACGCTTTACACCATCACTGACCGGGTCGCGGTGCTGGCGCAGAAGAAGGTGCTGGTGGCGGACGCCATCGACAAGGTTTCGGAAACTGACGACGCGTGGATTCACGAATACTTCCATGGCCCTCGCGGCCGCGCGGCGTTGAGTGCCGCTAAACAGTTCAACGAGGTCTGA
- the gltP gene encoding glutamate/aspartate:proton symporter GltP: MKKAKLSLAWQILIGLVLGIAIGALLNHFSAEKAWWVSNVLQPAGDIFIRLIKMIVIPIVISSLIVGIAGVGDAKKLGRIGLKTIIYFEIVTTIAIVVGLLLANLFHPGSGIDMSTLGTVDISKYQATAAEVQHEHAFIETILNLIPSNIFAAMARGEMLPIIFFSVLFGLGLSSLQPDLREPLVKMFQGVSESMFKVTHMIMNYAPIGVFALIAVTVANFGFASLLPLAKLVILVYVAIAFFAFVVLGLIARLFGFSVIKLMRIFKDELVLAYSTASSETVLPRVIEKMEAYGAPKAICSFVVPTGYSFNLDGSTLYQSIAAIFIAQLYGIDLSISQQLLLVLTLMVTSKGIAGVPGVSFVVLLATLGSVGIPLEGLAFIAGVDRVMDMARTALNVIGNALAVLVISRWEGMYDDAKGQRYWNSLPHWRSKEKLPAGEISRH, translated from the coding sequence ATGAAGAAGGCAAAGCTTAGCCTCGCCTGGCAGATCCTCATCGGTCTGGTATTGGGGATAGCAATCGGTGCACTGCTCAACCATTTCAGTGCCGAGAAAGCCTGGTGGGTCAGCAACGTCCTGCAACCGGCAGGCGATATCTTTATCCGTCTGATCAAGATGATTGTGATCCCGATCGTGATCTCCTCGTTGATCGTCGGCATCGCAGGCGTCGGCGACGCGAAGAAACTCGGGCGCATCGGCCTGAAGACCATCATCTACTTCGAAATCGTCACCACCATCGCCATTGTGGTCGGCCTGCTGTTGGCCAACCTGTTCCATCCGGGCTCGGGCATCGACATGAGCACCCTGGGTACCGTGGACATCTCCAAGTACCAGGCGACCGCGGCCGAGGTTCAGCATGAACACGCGTTCATCGAAACCATCCTCAACCTGATTCCGTCGAACATCTTCGCGGCCATGGCCCGCGGCGAAATGCTGCCGATCATCTTCTTCTCCGTGCTGTTCGGTCTTGGTCTGTCGAGCCTGCAACCGGACCTGCGCGAACCGCTGGTGAAGATGTTCCAGGGCGTATCGGAAAGCATGTTCAAGGTCACTCACATGATCATGAACTACGCCCCGATCGGCGTTTTCGCACTGATCGCGGTGACCGTGGCCAACTTCGGTTTCGCCTCGCTGCTGCCACTGGCCAAGCTGGTGATCCTGGTTTACGTCGCCATCGCCTTCTTCGCCTTCGTGGTGCTGGGCCTGATCGCTCGCCTGTTCGGCTTCTCCGTGATCAAGCTGATGCGCATCTTCAAGGACGAACTGGTACTGGCCTACTCCACCGCCTCCTCCGAAACCGTGCTGCCACGCGTCATCGAGAAGATGGAAGCCTACGGCGCACCGAAGGCCATTTGCAGCTTCGTGGTGCCAACCGGTTACTCCTTCAACCTTGACGGTTCGACCCTGTACCAGAGCATCGCGGCGATCTTCATTGCCCAGCTGTACGGCATCGACCTGTCGATCAGTCAGCAACTGCTGCTGGTCCTGACCCTGATGGTGACCTCCAAAGGCATCGCCGGTGTACCGGGTGTGTCCTTCGTGGTGCTGCTGGCCACCCTGGGCAGTGTGGGTATTCCACTGGAAGGCCTGGCGTTCATCGCCGGTGTCGACCGCGTCATGGACATGGCCCGTACTGCCCTGAACGTGATCGGCAACGCCCTGGCCGTGCTGGTCATCTCTCGCTGGGAAGGCATGTACGACGACGCCAAGGGCCAGCGCTACTGGAATTCCCTGCCGCACTGGCGCAGCAAAGAAAAGCTGCCGGCTGGCGAGATTTCCCGTCACTAA
- a CDS encoding MlaD family protein yields METRAHHVLIGLFTVIVVTGALLFGLWLAKSSVDTEFKDYEVVFNEAVSGLSKGSSVQYSGIKVGDVVSLRLDPKDPRRVLARIRLGGDTPIKEDTQAKLALTGVTGTSIIQLSGGTPQSPALRGKDGKLPTIIAAPSPIARLLNDSNDLMSGVNTLMHNANQMFSEENIERISKTLEHLEQTTGTIADQRGDLGQAIKQLASVGKQASTMMEQTSALMRNANGLLNDQGKQMFGSAEQAMKSLEQSSATINKLLATNQDSLNSGMQGLNGLAPAVRELRETLSSLRAISQRLEANPSGYLLGSDKNKEFTP; encoded by the coding sequence ATGGAAACCCGAGCCCATCATGTATTGATCGGCCTGTTCACCGTGATTGTGGTGACGGGCGCCCTGCTCTTCGGCCTGTGGCTGGCCAAGTCCAGTGTCGACACCGAGTTCAAGGATTACGAAGTGGTGTTCAACGAGGCGGTCAGCGGCCTGTCCAAGGGCAGTTCCGTGCAGTACAGCGGGATCAAGGTCGGCGACGTGGTGTCGCTGCGACTGGACCCGAAAGACCCGCGCCGGGTGCTGGCGCGGATTCGCCTGGGTGGCGACACCCCGATCAAGGAAGATACCCAGGCCAAACTGGCGCTGACCGGTGTTACCGGGACGTCGATCATCCAGCTCAGTGGCGGCACGCCGCAAAGCCCGGCGTTAAGGGGCAAGGACGGCAAATTGCCGACCATCATCGCAGCGCCCTCGCCCATCGCCCGTTTGCTGAACGACAGCAATGACCTGATGTCCGGGGTGAACACGCTGATGCACAACGCCAATCAGATGTTTTCCGAAGAAAACATCGAGCGCATCAGCAAGACCCTGGAGCATCTGGAACAAACCACCGGCACCATCGCCGATCAGCGCGGCGACCTGGGTCAGGCGATCAAGCAACTGGCATCGGTCGGCAAGCAAGCCAGCACCATGATGGAGCAGACGTCGGCGCTGATGCGCAACGCCAATGGCTTGCTCAATGATCAGGGCAAGCAGATGTTCGGCAGCGCCGAGCAGGCGATGAAGTCACTGGAACAGAGCAGCGCGACCATCAACAAACTGCTGGCCACCAATCAGGACTCGCTCAATAGCGGCATGCAGGGCCTCAATGGCCTGGCCCCGGCGGTACGGGAGTTGCGTGAAACCCTGAGCTCGCTGCGCGCCATCTCCCAGCGTCTGGAGGCCAACCCCAGCGGCTACCTGCTGGGCAGTGACAAGAACAAGGAATTTACCCCATGA